Below is a window of Geothermobacter ehrlichii DNA.
TGTACGCGGTGACCGTGCTCAGCCTTCCGCCCATTTCGGCAACCACCCGCGCCGCCCCCTCGATCTGGGCACTGTCGGGCAGCCGGCACCAGCCGGTGACCACGCCCTTGTAGTCGGTGCGCCAGGAGAGGCTGAACCCTTCGCCGATGGCCGCCGTCAATTTTTCTGCAACCCGATGCTGTAGAGCACTCATCTCTTATCTCCCTCCGACACTCTGTTTGAGGCGACAATCAGGGCACAAATCTCTCAGCTTCTCGATGTCCCTGTTGGTCTCCCGGTAGGCGATCTTCATCAGCTGGGGAGCGACGGGCACCATGGGGTCGCCGCACCGGCTACAGGGGACGTAGCCGACGACCCCCTTTTCAACATAGCCGTACTTCTCTTCCTGCCGGTGGGCCATGTGCCAGTCCTCCGTCAAGCGGATGGCCTTGGTCTGGCAATAGTGTTCGCACAACCCGCAAAA
It encodes the following:
- a CDS encoding 4Fe-4S dicluster domain-containing protein; the encoded protein is MFSFLKILARNLILGPSTDPFPHGETFTPEGLRGKIRFDASACVGCRMCEHVCAAGAIRIEETADKSGLEFVLWHNSCAFCGLCEHYCQTKAIRLTEDWHMAHRQEEKYGYVEKGVVGYVPCSRCGDPMVPVAPQLMKIAYRETNRDIEKLRDLCPDCRLKQSVGGR